One window of the Thermodesulfomicrobium sp. WS genome contains the following:
- a CDS encoding ABC transporter permease, with amino-acid sequence MHHPASPWALGRTLWTHRHLLATLAQREVAARYRGSLLGMLWTVCTPLLLLTVYTFVFGFVYRARWSGMEDGGGVTFALVLFAGLNVFNLMAEALSRAPYAIVNTPAYVKKVVFPLEILPCVPVLAALFQAGVGFALLMAALALVQGLSATALLVPVVLAPLLLLLMGLSWFLAALGVYVRDVAHLMGMVLTVALFLSPVFYPLSALPEPWRILLLANPLTLMVEETRAVLILGRLPQWEALAVYLGVAVVTCCLGFAWFQRTRKGFADVL; translated from the coding sequence ATGCACCATCCTGCCTCCCCTTGGGCCCTTGGACGCACCCTGTGGACCCATCGCCACCTCCTCGCCACCCTCGCCCAGCGCGAGGTAGCCGCCCGCTACCGCGGCTCGCTGCTCGGCATGCTCTGGACCGTGTGCACCCCGCTTTTGCTCCTCACCGTGTACACCTTTGTCTTCGGCTTCGTGTACCGGGCCCGCTGGAGCGGCATGGAGGATGGCGGCGGGGTGACCTTCGCCCTCGTGCTCTTTGCCGGGCTCAACGTGTTCAACCTGATGGCCGAGGCCCTGTCCCGCGCCCCATACGCCATCGTGAACACCCCGGCATACGTGAAGAAGGTCGTCTTTCCCCTGGAGATCCTGCCCTGCGTGCCGGTGCTCGCGGCCCTGTTTCAGGCCGGGGTGGGATTCGCCCTCCTGATGGCAGCCCTGGCCCTGGTGCAGGGGCTTTCCGCCACGGCCCTCCTGGTGCCCGTGGTCCTTGCGCCCCTGCTGCTCCTCCTCATGGGTCTGTCGTGGTTTCTCGCCGCCCTGGGGGTATACGTGCGCGACGTGGCCCACCTCATGGGCATGGTGCTTACCGTGGCCTTGTTCTTGAGCCCGGTGTTCTACCCCCTCTCCGCCCTGCCCGAGCCCTGGCGCATCCTGCTCCTGGCCAACCCCCTCACCCTCATGGTGGAGGAGACCCGCGCCGTGCTCATCCTCGGCCGCCTGCCCCAGTGGGAGGCCCTGGCCGTGTATTTGGGGGTGGCCGTCGTCACGTGCTGCCTCGGCTTCGCCTGGTTCCAAAGGACCCGCAAAGGATTCGCCGATGTCCTCTAA
- a CDS encoding FkbM family methyltransferase produces MSSKPRIVLEHLTKTYHLYARPADRLRQMLLSRLGSPRRLYQEFHALHDLCLEVADGEVLGIVGHNGAGKSTLLQLVCGTLTPTSGTVHVHGRIAALLELGAGFNPEFTGRENVLLNAAVLGLTREDIARRLDAIVAFADIGPFIDQPVKTYSSGMFVRLAFAVASAVEPDILVIDEALAVGDGAFARKSFERILELKRQGTTILFCSHSLYQVEAFCTRVLWLHAGRCRMLGDPGAVISAYAQHLAAQAAGTPELPADIPLEGSIPPRPPASAPTPAGSGRITQVEVRLGEHTGRSLHGPSGAVDLHVAVAFTMDPQLPLPTVGVVLDYGSVVAASSVVSRTDGVLLTRDPQGRGAAQVTFPQIPLRKGEYRVSVYLACENAVHLYDQVVSAATLTLEDHAPEPGLVHLAHGWTTGHVLVHGRPFVLDPADSLGLGHGPFEPGETALVRRLVRPGMRCLDVGANIGYYTLLLAQLAGPTGLVVAVEPDPANQELLRHNLAPELDRGQVRLVPAALGHTAGRVRLFHAASAGMHRIYPSVCCSSQAVEVELLPGDHLGLAPLDFLKIDVEGAESAVIAGLAHTIAASPNLAILAEFSPLAMLEAGHDPATLVSTLASLGFVPHSVDPHGQTSPLDPKDLALAAARIPAQGFAQLRAELAGKSPTAQAEAAQAFLAACSYPRPLYETLLWSRTPRP; encoded by the coding sequence ATGTCCTCTAAACCGCGCATCGTCCTCGAGCACCTCACCAAGACCTACCACCTCTACGCCCGGCCCGCAGACCGCCTCCGGCAGATGCTCCTTTCCCGTCTGGGCAGCCCCCGCCGCCTCTACCAGGAGTTCCACGCCCTGCATGACCTCTGCCTCGAGGTGGCGGACGGCGAGGTCCTCGGCATCGTCGGGCACAACGGCGCGGGCAAATCCACCCTGCTCCAGCTCGTCTGTGGCACCCTCACCCCCACCTCAGGCACGGTCCACGTCCATGGCCGCATCGCCGCCTTGCTGGAGCTCGGCGCCGGCTTCAACCCGGAATTCACCGGCCGAGAAAACGTCCTGCTCAACGCCGCGGTCCTCGGCCTCACGCGCGAGGACATCGCCCGGCGCCTGGACGCCATCGTGGCCTTTGCCGACATCGGCCCCTTCATCGACCAGCCGGTAAAGACCTATTCCAGCGGCATGTTCGTGCGTCTGGCCTTTGCCGTGGCCAGCGCCGTGGAGCCGGACATCCTGGTCATCGACGAGGCCCTGGCCGTGGGTGACGGCGCCTTTGCCCGCAAGAGCTTCGAGCGCATCCTCGAGCTCAAGCGCCAGGGCACCACCATCCTCTTCTGCTCCCATTCCCTCTACCAGGTGGAGGCCTTTTGCACCCGTGTCCTGTGGCTCCATGCCGGCCGCTGCCGCATGCTCGGCGACCCCGGCGCGGTGATCTCCGCCTACGCCCAACACCTCGCCGCCCAAGCCGCCGGCACCCCTGAGCTGCCGGCCGACATCCCCCTGGAGGGGTCCATCCCCCCGCGCCCTCCTGCCTCAGCCCCAACACCAGCAGGCTCAGGCCGCATCACCCAGGTGGAGGTGCGCCTCGGGGAGCACACCGGCCGCAGCCTGCATGGCCCAAGCGGCGCCGTGGACCTCCATGTGGCCGTGGCCTTTACCATGGACCCGCAGCTTCCCCTGCCCACAGTGGGCGTGGTGCTCGACTACGGCTCGGTGGTGGCCGCCTCCAGTGTGGTCTCCCGCACCGACGGGGTGCTCCTCACCCGCGACCCCCAAGGCCGCGGCGCCGCCCAGGTCACCTTCCCCCAGATCCCCCTGCGCAAGGGCGAATACCGGGTGAGCGTGTATCTGGCCTGCGAAAACGCCGTGCACCTCTACGACCAGGTGGTCAGCGCCGCCACCCTCACCCTGGAGGACCATGCCCCGGAGCCGGGTCTGGTGCACTTGGCGCATGGGTGGACCACCGGCCACGTGCTCGTGCACGGCCGGCCCTTTGTCCTGGACCCGGCCGATAGCCTTGGCCTTGGCCACGGCCCCTTCGAGCCAGGGGAGACCGCCCTGGTGCGCCGCCTGGTGCGCCCCGGCATGCGCTGCCTGGATGTGGGGGCCAATATCGGCTACTACACCCTGCTTTTGGCCCAATTGGCAGGCCCCACCGGCCTGGTGGTGGCCGTGGAGCCCGACCCGGCCAACCAAGAGCTCCTGCGCCACAACCTTGCCCCAGAGCTGGACCGGGGGCAGGTGCGCCTGGTGCCTGCCGCCCTGGGGCACACCGCAGGCCGGGTGCGCCTCTTTCACGCCGCAAGCGCCGGCATGCACCGCATCTACCCTTCGGTGTGCTGTAGCTCCCAGGCCGTGGAGGTGGAGCTCTTGCCCGGCGACCACCTCGGCCTCGCCCCTTTGGACTTTCTCAAGATCGATGTGGAAGGCGCCGAATCTGCGGTCATCGCCGGGCTTGCGCACACCATCGCCGCCTCCCCCAACCTCGCCATCCTCGCCGAGTTCTCGCCCCTGGCCATGCTCGAGGCCGGCCACGACCCCGCCACCCTGGTGAGCACCCTCGCCTCCCTGGGCTTCGTGCCCCACAGCGTGGACCCCCACGGCCAAACATCTCCCCTGGACCCCAAGGACCTGGCCCTCGCTGCCGCCCGCATCCCAGCCCAGGGCTTTGCCCAGCTGCGCGCCGAGCTTGCCGGAAAATCTCCCACCGCCCAGGCCGAAGCCGCCCAGGCCTTCCTTGCTGCCTGCAGCTACCCCCGCCCCCTCTACGAAACCCTGCTCTGGAGCCGCACCCCCCGGCCATGA
- a CDS encoding GNAT family N-acetyltransferase produces the protein MMEPIPTPRGTFTIRPATDADTPGILALWQAAFGRPLEPRLWAWKYRGPLGAHITLAVAPNGAVAAAFPTVPVPARVDGAPAQVELAMDSASHPAFREVLSGRTGLFVRTARAHMDAARQRGTRCLYGFPGPRHLRLGELLLGYVPCTAQPVFLTGRPTAPPAPGITLTPMPPDADLSWVDPLDARYGPATALRRTAAFLTWRFRSHPQHPYQLWALHQEPRLRRLLRRLSPRAFAPTAPLGYLCTLPRPGATRVVDLLLPPALLPSALALLARSTALPLELWLAAAHPLRPPAEAAGLTPDPEPLGATAALRPLTQEAPPLAMAYTLADTDVDHLGG, from the coding sequence ATGATGGAACCGATCCCCACCCCCCGCGGCACCTTTACCATCCGTCCTGCGACCGATGCCGATACCCCCGGCATCCTCGCCCTGTGGCAGGCCGCCTTTGGCCGGCCCCTGGAGCCGCGCCTGTGGGCCTGGAAATACCGCGGCCCCCTGGGGGCCCACATCACCCTGGCCGTCGCCCCCAACGGGGCAGTGGCCGCGGCCTTCCCCACCGTGCCCGTGCCTGCCCGGGTGGACGGCGCCCCAGCCCAGGTGGAGCTCGCCATGGATTCCGCCTCCCACCCCGCCTTTCGCGAGGTCCTCTCCGGCCGCACCGGCCTTTTCGTACGCACGGCCCGCGCCCACATGGATGCCGCCCGCCAGCGCGGCACCCGATGCCTCTATGGCTTTCCCGGGCCGCGGCACTTGCGCCTGGGAGAACTCCTCCTCGGCTACGTGCCCTGCACCGCCCAGCCCGTGTTCCTCACCGGCCGCCCCACCGCGCCCCCGGCCCCAGGCATTACCCTCACCCCCATGCCCCCGGATGCGGACCTCTCCTGGGTGGACCCGCTGGATGCCCGCTACGGCCCGGCCACGGCCCTGCGCCGCACCGCCGCCTTCCTCACCTGGCGCTTCCGCTCCCACCCCCAGCACCCCTACCAGCTCTGGGCGCTGCACCAAGAACCCCGGCTGCGCCGCCTGCTGCGCCGCCTGTCCCCCCGCGCCTTCGCCCCCACGGCGCCCCTGGGCTACCTCTGCACCCTCCCGCGGCCCGGGGCGACCCGGGTGGTGGACCTGCTGCTCCCCCCTGCCCTGCTTCCCTCGGCCCTGGCCCTTCTCGCCCGCAGCACCGCCCTCCCCCTGGAACTCTGGCTGGCCGCCGCTCACCCCCTGCGGCCCCCAGCCGAGGCCGCAGGCCTAACCCCCGACCCAGAACCCCTGGGCGCCACCGCCGCCCTGCGCCCCCTCACCCAGGAGGCGCCCCCCTTGGCCATGGCCTATACCCTGGCCGATACGGACGTGGATCACCTGGGGGGGTAA
- a CDS encoding transposase, with protein MPRPRAHIVSLEHTAWYHVVCRCVRRAFLCGEDRLTGKNFDHRRGWIEARIRELAAIFTIDVAAYAIMSNHYHIVVKIDRDRAERLADEEVLARWTRLFSGPLVVQRFLDPRTRAAMPEADRHMARQWAASYRERLWDLSWFTRVLNESIARKANREDGVRGRFWEGRFQSQAILDEQALFAVMVYVDLNPIRAGIAETPEDSRHTSIEARLFPDRVEARLRECAHTTTPAHAAPKADGPPANHAAPTNERRLPMAPLLPFDATGHEDWALPCALEDYVELVETVGRCIHPKKRGHIPETAPRLLQRLGMDTEAFITLSTRLLKEFGHAVGTPESLLELAARRQARYLRGMTAARKMMEA; from the coding sequence ATGCCACGCCCCCGCGCGCACATCGTCTCACTGGAGCACACTGCCTGGTATCACGTGGTCTGCCGCTGCGTGCGCCGCGCCTTTCTCTGTGGCGAAGACCGCCTGACCGGGAAAAACTTCGACCACCGCCGCGGCTGGATCGAGGCCCGCATCCGCGAGCTGGCCGCGATCTTCACCATCGACGTGGCCGCCTATGCCATCATGAGCAACCACTACCACATCGTGGTGAAAATCGATCGGGATCGGGCCGAGCGCCTCGCGGACGAGGAGGTCCTCGCCCGATGGACACGCCTATTCTCCGGGCCGCTGGTGGTGCAGCGCTTCCTCGATCCCCGGACCCGGGCCGCCATGCCCGAGGCAGACCGTCACATGGCGCGCCAATGGGCCGCCTCCTACCGGGAGCGCCTCTGGGATCTTTCGTGGTTCACGCGCGTGCTCAACGAGTCCATCGCCCGCAAGGCCAACCGCGAAGACGGGGTGCGCGGCCGGTTTTGGGAGGGACGCTTCCAAAGCCAGGCCATCCTCGACGAACAGGCCCTGTTTGCCGTCATGGTGTACGTGGACCTCAACCCCATTCGCGCCGGGATCGCCGAAACACCGGAAGACAGCCGGCACACGAGCATCGAGGCGCGGCTGTTCCCGGACCGGGTGGAAGCCCGACTGCGGGAATGCGCCCACACCACGACACCAGCCCACGCCGCCCCAAAGGCCGACGGCCCCCCCGCAAACCACGCCGCCCCCACAAACGAACGCCGCCTGCCCATGGCCCCGCTCCTCCCCTTCGACGCCACCGGCCACGAGGACTGGGCCCTGCCCTGCGCCCTGGAGGATTACGTGGAGCTGGTGGAAACCGTGGGCCGGTGTATCCACCCCAAAAAACGCGGCCACATCCCCGAGACCGCCCCGCGGCTCTTGCAGCGCCTGGGCATGGACACCGAGGCCTTCATCACGCTCAGCACCCGGCTTCTCAAGGAGTTCGGCCACGCCGTGGGCACGCCGGAAAGCCTGCTGGAACTCGCCGCCCGCCGCCAGGCCCGATACCTGCGCGGCATGACCGCAGCGCGCAAGATGATGGAGGCATGA
- a CDS encoding putative toxin-antitoxin system toxin component, PIN family: protein MSIPRVVLDTNCLISALIFSRSSFAWLRHAWQSQRFIALASHDTVSELLRVLAYPKFQLTCSERETLLADFLPYVETVKIARTPEGLPDIRDADDIIFLALAAAAQADALVSGDGDILAVRDRFAVPILTVCQFADWLQAR, encoded by the coding sequence ATGAGCATTCCGCGTGTTGTTTTGGATACCAACTGCCTGATCTCGGCGCTGATCTTCTCGCGCAGCAGCTTTGCCTGGCTGCGCCACGCGTGGCAGTCCCAGCGCTTCATCGCCTTGGCCAGTCACGACACGGTCAGCGAACTCTTGCGGGTGCTGGCTTACCCCAAGTTCCAGCTGACTTGCAGCGAGCGGGAAACGCTCCTTGCGGACTTCCTGCCCTATGTCGAAACCGTGAAGATCGCGCGCACCCCTGAAGGTTTGCCCGACATCCGCGATGCGGATGACATCATCTTTTTGGCGCTTGCGGCCGCAGCCCAGGCCGATGCACTGGTCAGCGGCGACGGCGATATTCTGGCCGTACGGGATCGGTTTGCGGTGCCGATTCTGACCGTCTGCCAATTCGCCGACTGGCTGCAAGCGCGCTGA
- a CDS encoding AbrB/MazE/SpoVT family DNA-binding domain-containing protein: MLTKRTSKNQVTLPKAAVQATGGADYYDVTVQDGKIVLTPVRLQQADAVRAKLEELGITPEDVDDAIAWARARA; this comes from the coding sequence ATGTTGACCAAGCGCACGAGCAAGAACCAGGTCACCCTCCCCAAGGCGGCCGTCCAGGCCACTGGCGGGGCGGACTACTATGACGTCACCGTTCAAGACGGCAAGATTGTGCTCACCCCCGTTCGCTTGCAGCAGGCCGATGCTGTGCGGGCGAAACTGGAAGAACTGGGCATCACGCCAGAGGACGTCGACGATGCCATTGCCTGGGCCAGAGCGCGGGCATGA
- a CDS encoding FlgO family outer membrane protein: MRWLVLVLLMISGCGQISSLVSLTPREPAGDQVLLRETYRAADTLHGQLRSTEAAAHPMLVAAFVDGADVEHVSDVGRLLAEQVASRLGQLRYAMKDVQLRSQSVVVRPGGVLALSRRLEDLDPEADAYAVLVGTYTRVGSRLFVNVRVVRAQDSVVLAAADMDLPAKALVPRQQLPYREPSVATTLTSRVP; the protein is encoded by the coding sequence ATGCGTTGGCTTGTGCTTGTACTCTTGATGATAAGCGGATGTGGGCAGATTTCCTCGCTTGTTTCGTTGACGCCGCGTGAGCCGGCTGGGGACCAGGTGCTTTTGCGGGAGACCTACCGCGCTGCGGACACCTTGCATGGGCAATTGCGCTCTACCGAGGCGGCGGCGCATCCGATGTTGGTAGCCGCTTTTGTGGATGGCGCAGACGTGGAGCACGTCAGCGACGTGGGCCGTCTTTTGGCCGAGCAGGTGGCCTCGCGTCTGGGACAGCTGCGCTACGCCATGAAGGACGTGCAGTTGCGCTCCCAGTCGGTGGTGGTGCGGCCGGGGGGGGTGCTCGCATTGTCTCGGCGTCTTGAGGACCTGGACCCGGAGGCGGATGCCTACGCAGTGTTGGTGGGCACCTATACGCGGGTGGGGTCGCGTCTTTTTGTCAATGTACGGGTGGTGCGGGCGCAGGACAGCGTGGTGCTTGCTGCCGCGGACATGGATTTGCCGGCCAAGGCCCTGGTGCCGCGGCAACAACTTCCCTACCGGGAACCCTCGGTGGCGACGACCCTGACCTCGAGAGTGCCGTAG
- a CDS encoding GspH/FimT family pseudopilin produces the protein MSHCSPRRRAPSWGFTLTEMMVVLAIVAILMGLSAMALSSYLPYSNLKRAARTIISLCQMARSEAIKRNTRVAVVFNPSNQTCTVYTEDGPDNNWNTEQDNELFRRFSLSDLRGEITFGHGVATKNISNATFSNSSSNLPPNNRFVFNARGGIAGSLGTVYIQDINGNTMAITARSLSGSMIVRQWQGTQWIP, from the coding sequence ATGTCGCACTGCTCTCCCAGGCGCCGCGCCCCTTCCTGGGGCTTTACCCTCACCGAGATGATGGTGGTGCTGGCGATTGTCGCCATCCTGATGGGGCTCTCGGCCATGGCTCTTTCCAGTTACTTGCCGTACAGCAACCTCAAGCGGGCTGCCCGGACAATTATCAGCCTTTGTCAGATGGCACGCAGCGAGGCCATCAAACGCAATACCCGGGTGGCAGTGGTTTTTAACCCATCCAATCAGACGTGCACCGTCTACACCGAAGATGGTCCGGATAATAACTGGAATACAGAACAAGACAACGAACTCTTCCGGCGTTTTTCGCTTTCTGATTTGCGAGGAGAAATCACTTTCGGGCATGGCGTTGCGACAAAAAACATTTCCAATGCAACATTCTCCAATAGCAGCTCCAATCTTCCTCCCAACAATCGTTTTGTATTCAATGCACGGGGGGGGATAGCAGGCTCTCTTGGAACGGTGTACATCCAAGACATCAATGGAAATACTATGGCCATCACCGCTCGAAGTCTCTCTGGATCCATGATTGTCCGCCAATGGCAGG